The following are from one region of the Fusarium keratoplasticum isolate Fu6.1 chromosome 4, whole genome shotgun sequence genome:
- a CDS encoding CENP-V/GFA domain-containing protein yields the protein MADGTGPFFPRAGLAQDGWSTEEEATATCYCGTVQLSFPQPLSKPGFVFAFVCHCSDCRKITASMFTTGFIILDSHLKHVRGEEKLKQFGQSDTIERKGNLMTNFFCSTCGSLMYRRAESYPGASILRTGTVDDFKLAETALRPTIEQYGKHRVDWLKGIEGVEPSEGLASV from the exons ATGGCTGACGGGACAGGACCATTTTTCCCCAGGGCTGGCCTTGCGCAGGATGGCTGGTCgaccgaagaagaagcgacaGCGACATGCTACTGCGGCACTGTGCAGCTCTCCTTT CCACAGCCGCTATCTAAACCAGGTTTCGTCTTCGCCTTTGTCTGCCACTGCAGCGACTGCCGCAAAATCACGGCTTCGATGTTCACCACgggcttcatcatcctcgactcACACCTGAAGCATGTTCggggggaggagaagctcaagcaatTCGGCCAGTCGGATACCATCGAGCGAAAGGGCAATCTCATGACCAACTTCTTCTGTTCCACGTGCGGCTCATTGATGTACCGAAGAGCTGAGAGTTACCCGGGGGCGAGCATACTTAGGACCGGCACAGTGGATGACTTCAAGCTTGCCGAGACCGCGTTGAGGCCGACAATCGAGCAGTATGGGAAGCACAGGGTAGATTGGCTGAAGGGTATAGAGGGTGTCGAACCATCCGAGGGACTGGCTTCAGTTTGA
- a CDS encoding NmrA domain-containing protein — protein MATRTIAVIGGTGAQGMPIVRDLVRSGNYTVRALTRDPSSSRFKEIQSYGPPGTVEAVVGTFTSEESLRELFRSAWGAFVNIDGFNCGEKTEIYWSIRAYELAIEEGVKFYVYSSLAYAYKLSGYKPEFRGGHYDAKGRIGEWILSQNKEVSQRHGMQAALFSTGPYMDMAIHAYTPMPPLVEDGVVTWRVPLGEGAIPEVALDDCGYYVKWLFDHPERANGMDLDVAIEHATYTQVAEAFQKVTGKPARYIDTSFDDYFAAVPVADLPTGYNADPKDPATMKYRDNFTGWWNLWRHSAGNKGLIRKNYEILDEIHPNRIRTVEEWFRHEEKRGRELGLGSLWERVQPENIGFVLKVHDDQRQGAA, from the coding sequence ATGGCTACCCGCACCATTGCAGTTATTGGCGGTACTGGCGCCCAGGGGATGCCCATCGTGAGGGATTTAGTAAGGTCGGGCAACTATACCGTCCGGGCCTTGACCCGCGACCCGAGCAGCTCTCGCTTCAAGGAGATCCAATCCTACGGCCCGCCGGGTACCGTGGAGGCCGTCGTGGGCACATTCACATCCGAAGAATCCCTCAGGGAGCTTTTCCGCTCTGCCTGGGGCGCCTTTGTCAATATCGACGGGTTCAACTGTGGCGAGAAAACCGAGATCTACTGGTCGATCCGCGCGTACGAGCTCGCCATCGAGGAAGGAGTCAAGTTCTATGTCTACAGCAGCCTCGCCTACGCCTACAAGCTGAGCGGCTACAAGCCCGAGTTCCGCGGCGGCCACTACGACGCCAAGGGCAGGATCGGCGAGTGGATCCTCTCCCAGAACAAAGAGGTGAGCCAGCGCCACGGCATGCAGGCCGCGCTCTTCTCGACTGGTCCGTACATGGACATGGCGATTCACGCTTACACGCCTATGCCGCCTCTCGTCGAAGATGGCGTCGTCACTTGGCGGGTTCCGCTCGGAGAAGGAGCCATACCTGAAGTTGCGCTCGATGATTGCGGCTACTACGTCAAGTGGTTGTTCGACCATCCTGAGCGCGCAAACGGGATGGATCTCGACGTAGCCATCGAGCACGCCACGTACACCCAGGTTGCCGAGGCCTTCCAGAAGGTCACGGGCAAGCCAGCACGGTACATTGATACAAGCTTCGACGACTACTTTGCCGCCGTCCCTGTGGCCGATCTCCCTACAGGTTACAACGCCGACCCAAAGGATCCGGCCACGATGAAATACCGAGATAACTTTACAGGTTGGTGGAATCTGTGGCGCCACTCAGCCGGTAACAAGGGCCTGATACGGAAGAACTacgagatcctcgacgagatccaCCCTAACCGCATCAGAACTGTTGAGGAGTGGTTTCGTCATGAGGAAAAGCGAGGGAGGGAACTGGGGCTCGGAAGCCTCTGGGAGAGAGTCCAGCCTGAGAACATTGGCTTTGTGCTCAAGGTACATGATGACCAGAGACAGGGTGCTGCCTAG
- a CDS encoding RGS domain-containing protein gives MDQSSPLQPDLQRNRLPTLFEVLSRRVLPPVDLFSFYVFMRDQQRSVDYLDFWLDVSQHTSLCRAYVRELRSTILSSTAEPRPPQNSTETGGDPQASSGQSEQQQPEESGTVDTSDPERSSQVLRLSQDDQPTEVPTPPPVDMGPSKDQIRGYFMGPSLRGGGSTDWLPTGSVSTVLSRTRHFFATFRSRRAPKAGEDRVKRLTQLNLRGGASNSSLPTYGTMRLTNSEDVEESAANSLEREGDLDRRLSAFLRGERVSGRATPSDANDTQLGPAAGSSSRPSTDQGPATAGTISRQDIRASAEKIIYTYILPGAEREIILPGSMTGDLVTAVEVSDRDDPEVFDVVKDYVFKAMERDAFPGFLPNPTFHDWGIQPRSLSIRP, from the exons ATGGATCAAAGCTCACCCCTCCAGCCAGACCTCCAAAGAAACAGACTTCCCACATTGTTTGAAGTCCTATCGCGCCGAGTCCTCCCACCCGTCGATCTCTTCTCGTTCTACGTCTTTATGAGGGATCAACAGAGATCAGTAGATTACCTGGACTTTTG GCTTGATGTGTCTCAACACACCTCACTGTGTAGAGCCTATGTGCGGGAACTTAGGAGTACAATCCTCTCTTCAACAGCAGAACCGCGTCCCCCTCAGAATTCTACCGAAACGGGTGGTGATCCTCAGGCGTCATCTGGTCAGAGCGAACAGCAACAACCAGAAGAGTCGGGAACGGTTGACACAAGTGACCCGGAGCGATCTAGCCAGGTGCTACGCCTCTCTCAGGATGATCAACCGACAGAGGTTCCAACCCCGCCGCCAGTTGATATGGGCCCTTCAAAAGACCAGATTCGCGGGTATTTCATGGGTCCATCGCTGAGAGGTGGCGGCTCGACAGACTGGCTTCCCACCGGGAGTGTTTCGACTGTACTCTCACGTACTCGGCACTTTTTTGCTACCTTCAGAAGCAGGCGTGCCCCAAAGGCCGGCGAGGACCGTGTGAAGCGTCTCACCCAACTCAATTTGCGTGGAGGTGCAAGCAACTCTTCTTTGCCTACCTATGGGACGATGCGGTTAACCAACTCTGAGGATGTCGAAGAGTCCGCGGCCAATTCCCTAGAGAGGGAAGGAGACCTTGATCGGCGATTATCCGCCTTTCTACGAGGGGAGCGAGTTTCAGGTCGAGCTACTCCATCTGATGCAAACGACACTCAACTAGGCCCCGCTGCTGGGAGTAGCAGCCGGCCTTCAACAGACCAAGGCCCAGCTACCGCCGGCACGATATCAAGACAGGACATCCGAGCCTCGGCAGAGAAGATAATATATACATATATCCTTCCCGGCGCGGAGCGCGAGATCATCCTTCCTGGGTCTATGACCGGAGATCTGGTCACCGCAGTGGAAGTATCTGACCGTGACGATCCTGAAGTTTTTGATGTTGTCAAAGACTACGTCTTTAAGGCGATGGAGAGAGACGCCTTCCCCGGCTTTCTCC CTAATCCTACCTTTCACGATTGGGGTATACAGCCTCGCAGTCTATCAATACGCCCTTGA
- a CDS encoding Zn(2)-C6 fungal-type domain-containing protein → MPRRSRGCAACRRHRIGCDGPLQGALVIDQTDRIISKNRPKPEMTHQPSNQSMFAHAFINEFISFITARNEQARRQSWLTELQSGSMAEQGPALELSMQATALAYCGTISGNPAAVREACNIYGRALTKHSRSLTHDLSSPKAASLGTCVMLSFFEAICSTNPVAYGTHLQAAKKMLALMPCVAGHKDELVIWQLGQHLFVMLATPDQYLQHSPAPSRWAKMTQAEEHPATSQQGVDRLMYNLFYLTDVLVRTSYATKADMLLNPDLSLEIDQLWLEFQEQATQLGELVQWPVPSGARYHDPFIAMVVAYFGASWVLLSILEPHVSSYQLRDSCHAILESSRFLGGKNLGCAHLRMFFPLTLVAMYGPCSEQREAADRLLGQRIRNTAFKGMGSVAISWVQSGRMVYHG, encoded by the exons ATGCCTCGTCGAAGCCGTGGCTGTGCTGCCTGTAGGCGTCACCGCATCGGCTGCGACG GTCCATTGCAGGGCGCCTTGGTCATCGACCAGACAGACCGCATCATATCCAAGAACCGACCAAAGCCAGAGATGACACACCAGCCTTCCAACCAGTCCATGTTTGCTCACGCCTTCATCAACGAGTTCATCTCGTTCATCACGGCGAGGAACGAACAAGCCCGTCGTCAATCTTGGCTTACAGAGCTACAAAGTGGATCGATGGCAGAACAAGGGCCTGCTCTTGAACTATCGATGCAGGCGACGGCTTTGGCATATTGCGGGACTATCTCGGGCAACCCAGCTGCTGTCAGAGAGGCCTGTAACATCTACGGCAGAGCCCTCACAAAGCATTCAAGGTCCCTCACCCATGACTTGAGTTCACCCAAGGCGGCATCTCTCGGGACGTGTGTGATGCTGTCCTTTTTCGAAGCTATCTGTTCTACGAACCCTGTTGCATACGGTACGCATCTTCAGGCAGCAAAGAAGATGCTCGCCCTTATGCCGTGTGTGGCTGGTCATAAAGATGAGTTGGTCATCTGGCAACTGGGCCAACAC TTGTTCGTCATGCTTGCAACACCGGATCAGTATCTACAACATTCACCAGCACCATCCCGCTGGGCGAAGATGACTCAAGCCGAAGAACACCCCGCGACCAGCCAGCAGGGTGTTGACCGTCTGATGTATAATCTCTTCTATCTCACAGACGTGCTTGTGCGGACATCATACGCCACAAAAGCCGACATGCTCTTGAATCCAGACCTAAGTCTTGAGATCGACCAATTATGGCTCGAGTTCCAGGAGCAGGCCACGCAACTAGGAGAGCTTGTCCAGTGGCCAGTCCCATCTGGAGCGCGATACCATGACCCATTCATTGCCATGGTAGTCGCCTACTTTGGAGCTTCTTGGGTTCTACTTAGTATCCTCGAACCTCATGTATCATCCTATCAGCTACGAGACTCGTGCCACGCGATCCTCGAGTCATCTCGCTTCCTTGGGGGTAAAAACCTAGGCTGTGCCCATCTACGCATGTTCTTCCCTTTGACTCTTGTTGCCATGTATGGCCCTTGCAGTGAGCAGAGGGAAGCAGCAGATAGGCTCTTGGGGCAGCGGATCCGGAATACGGCTTTCAAAGGCATGGGGTCGGTGGCTATTAGCTGGGTGCAGTCTGGTAGAATGGTATACCATGGATAA